In the Salmo trutta chromosome 13, fSalTru1.1, whole genome shotgun sequence genome, GAAGAGATCCACTATAAACCAGACACCTCATACGATTCCCAGCTTTCTCCTTTAGATAATTCACTTAATCAAAGCTgaagttaacctgtttaggatagggggcagtatttttactgccggataaaaaacgtacccgatttaatctggttattactcctgcccagaaacgagaatatgcatataattgtttgatttggatagaaaacaccctaaaggttctaaaactgtttgaatggtgtctgtgagtataacataactcatatggcaggccaaaacctgagaagattgcatacaggaagtgccctctctgaccatttcttggccttctatagcctctttatggaaaatagaggatctctgctgtaacgtgacattttctaaggctcccataggctctcagaaggcgccagaacggggaatgatgactctgcagtccctggctgaaaaacagtagtgcatttggatagtggtcgatcagagaacaatgaaacgggtgcgcgcgtgcacgtgaagagtccattttacattttcagtctttgaacgaaaacgacgtctcccggtcagaatattatcgttattttacgagaaaaatcgcataaaaatagattttaaacagcgtttgacatgcttcgaagtacggtaatggaatatttttaaattttttgtcacgatacccGCCGGCGCgctacccttcggatagtgtcttgaacgcaagaacaaaacgctgctatttggatataactatggattacttggaacaaaaacaacattggtgtggaagtagaagtcctgggagtgcattctgacgaagaacagcaaaggtaatcaaatttttcttatagtaaatctgagtttggtgagtgccaaacttggtgggtgtcaaaatagctagcctgtgatggccgggctatctactcagaatattgcaaaatgtgctttcaccgaaaagctattttaaaatcggacaccacgattgcataaaggagttctgtatctataattcttaaaataattgttatgtttttttgtgaacgttgatcgtgagtaatttagtaaattcaccggaagtgttcggtgggtatgctagttctgaacgtcatatgctaatgtaaaaagctcgtttttgatataaatatgaacttgattgaacaaaacatgcatgtattgcataacataatgtcctaggagtgtcatccgatgaagatcatcaaaggttagtgctgcatttagctgtggttttggtttttgtgacattatatgctagcttgaaaaatgggtgtgtgattatttctggccgggtactctcctgacataatataatgttttgttttcgttgtaaagcctttttgaaatcggacaatgtggttagataaaggagagtcttgtctttaaaatggtgtaaaatagtcatatgtttgaaaaattgaagttttgggatttttgaggaatttatcattcgcgccacgccctatcattggatattggagcggtgttccgctagcggaacatctagatgtaagaggttaaagttCTGAAAAGGTGTGCTATGCCCTAACAaacttctctctccctgttctctccactCACAAATGTCAATGTGACTAAAGTGGATGATGCTCAGTGACCTGTCGCCTGACATGGACAAGCTTCATTACAACACCAGCAGTCACCAGAAGGACTGACTCCTCCAACCTTCAAACCTCTGCCTATCTCCATGACTGAGCATTGGCTAGCTAATACCCTGCTGGATGTTCTGTGTCATCAGGCTCTTTCAAACTCTGGAGTGGCACAGGCCAGAAATGTCAACCATCTGCGTGGGAGGAGAAAGGGTAGAAGTTGGTGCTCTGACACTGATGATGGCTTGGTTTATTGATTTAGCAATGGTACCTGAGGACCTGTCTGAAGctgtagtaatgtcatgagtagCACTGCTCACAAGCTAAAGCTGAGCTGGTGTAGCACGTGTCATCAACAAAGTTATGGGAAATGTGAATCATGAGTTCACAATAATCTTACAAGTTATAAACCCACCGaactctagtctaaacccaccaacctctagtctaaactagaggtcggccgattatgatttttcaacgccgataccgatgccgattattggggggggggggcaaaaaagGCCGAtcccgattaatcggacgatttttgtttatttatttgtaataatgacaattacaacaatactgaatgaacaatgaacacttttattttaacttaatataatacatgaataaaatcaatttagcctcaaataataatgaaacatgttcaatttggtttaaataatgcaaaaaaaaagtgttggagaagaaaataaaagtgcaatatgtgccatgtaaaaaagctaatatttaacttccttgctcagaacatgagaacatatgaaagctggtggttccttttaacatgagtcttcaatattcccaggtaagaagttttaggttgtagttattataggaattataggactatttctgtttgaatgaatgcttacgagcctgctgctgcctaccaccgctcagtcagactgtcacgttcgtcgtaggaattggaccaaaatgcagcgggaatgtgaatactcatcttctttattaagatGAAAAACgaaaataaacacttaaacaaaacaacgccgagaaaacagtcctgttagacatacagctacacatggaacaactacccacaaaaacccatgaaaaaacacccctactaaataggaccttcaattagaggcaacgagaaacagctgcctccaattgaaggtcaaaccaataaactaagcatagaaatagataaactagacacagacatagaaatagactaacatagaacattgcccaacaaaccccgaaacacattaaacaaacaccccctgccacatcctgaccaaactacaataacaaataacctctttactggtcaggatgtgacagtacccccccccccaaaggtgcagaccccggatgcacctcaaaaaaaaataaaaataaaaataataataatcccaaactaaagggagggaagggagggtggccacagtcaccgacggttcttttgctacaccccccctccccaacccacctactatggaggtggctcaggctctggccttagtccccaacctaacctgtccacccccgctgaaggctcagggctaaggtgcgtcgctgaagacctcgggctgaggcgcgtcgctggggagctccggactggagggcgactctgggagctccggactggagggcgactctgggagctccggactggagggtgactctgggagctccggttccggactggagggcgaatctggctgcgccggttccggactggagggcgactctggctgcgccggttccggactggagggcgactctggctgcgccggttccggactggagggcgactctggctgcgccggttccggactggagggcgactttggctgcgccggttccggactggagggcgactctggctgcgccggttccggactggagggcgactggctacgccggttccggactgtgggccgtctctgcaggctccggactgtgggccgtctctgcattAACCGgattgtgggccgtctctgcaggctccggactgtgggctgtctctgcaggctccggactgtgggccgtctctgtcggttccggactgtgggccgtctttgcaggctccggactgtagaggacatcgccggaagcacaggacggggaactgtcgccggaagctctagacggggaactgtcgtcggaagctctggacggggaactgtcgttggaagctctggacggggactgcgcactgcaggcctggtgcgtggggctggctttggaggtgccagactggtaacacgcacctcaaggccagtgcgaggagcaggagcaggacacgaactggactgggctgacgcactgaaggcctagtgcgtggggctggtactggaggtaccagactggagacacgcacctcaaggctagtgcgaggagcaggaacaggacgtactggactgggctgacgcactggaggcctggtgcgttgTCCTagttttggaggcgccagactagagacacgcacctcagggctagtgcgaggagcaggaactggatacaccgggccatgaacaagcactggagatctggagcgcacaacctgcacaacccgtcctggctgggtggtaacaggagccctgcacgggcggagtgctggcacagggcgaactgggctgtgcagaggcctgatggctgccgtgcgtagagcaggcgtagggtagcctgggcctaggagacgtactggtggccagatgtactgcgcaggcatactcctacctggctggatgcccactctagcatggcacttgcgaggggctggagtCGCTCACAcaggactgtgcgtgcgcatgggcgagatcgtgcgcacttccgcatagaccggcgctcttctgatccgctgctccccataataagcacggggagttggctcaggtctattgcctgacctagccacactccccatgtgccccccccaaaatctttcttggggctgcctctcgcacttgccaatcggcgcgtataatgcctcgtaatgacgccgctccgccttggctgcttccagctcctccttaggtcgccggtactccccagcctggtgccaaggtcctgccccgtccaaaatttcctcccatgtccataaATCAAAAGAGCTCTGCTGCTCCtccctccgctgcttggtccgttggtggtgggtagttctgtcacgttcgtcgtaggaattggaccaaaatgcagcgggaatgtgaatactcatcttctttattaagatGAAAAACgaaaataaacacttaaacaaaacaacgccgagaaaacagtcctgttagacatacagctacacatggaacaactacccacaaaaacccatgaaaaaacacccctactaaataggaccttcaattagaggcaacgagaaacagctgcctccaattgaaggtcaaaccaataaactaagcatagaaatagatcaactagacacagacatagaaatagactaacatagaacattgcccaacaaaccccgaaacacattaaacaaacaccccctgccacgtcctgaccaaactacaataacaaataacctctttactggtcaggtcGTGAcacagactgctctatcaaatatgaaatcatagacttaattataacataataacacacagaaatacgagccttaggttattaatatggtcaaatccggaaactatcatttcgaaaacaaaacgtttattctttcagtgaaatacggaaccgttccatattttatctaacgggtggcatccataagtctaaatattcctgttacattgcacaaccttcaatgttatgtcataattacgtaaaattctggcaaattagttcgcaacgagccaggcggcccaaatgtTTGCATAAACCCTGACTTTGAGTGCAATTAAcgtaagagaagtgacacaatttccctagtttaatattgtctgctaacctggatttcttttatcTAAATaggcaggtttaaaaaaatatacctctgtgtattgattttaagaaaggcattgatgtttatggttaggtacattcgtgcaacgattgtgcttttttcgcaaatgcgcttttgttaagtcatcccccgtttggcgaagttggtcttcacacagttcggaacgagccaggtggcccaaactgctgcatattgCCTGattctgttgcacagaacgcaagagaagtgacacaatttccctagttaaaagaaattcatgttagcaggcaatattaactaaatatgcaggtttaaaaatatatacttgtgtattgattttaagaaaggcattgatgtttatggttaggtacacattggtgcaactacagtgctttttttgcgaatgcgcttgttaaataaccgtttggcgaagtaggctatgattcaataataaattaacaggcaccgcatcgattatatgcaacgcaggacaagctagataaactagtaatatcatcaaccatgtgtagttaactagtgattatgttaagattgattgttttttataagatacatttaatgctagctaacaccttaccttggctccttgctgcactcgcataacaggtagtcagcctgccacgcagtctcctcgtggagtgtaatgtaatcggccatgatcggtgtccaaaaatgccgattacctattgttatgaaaacttgaaatcagctctACTTAATcgaccattccgattaatcggtcgacctccagtctaaacccaccaacctctagtctaaacccaccaatctctagtcgacctctagtctaaacccacaaACCTCTAGtctacctctagtctaaacccaccaacctctagtcgacctctagtctaaactcaccaacctctagtctaaacccaccgaCCTCTAgtcgacctctagtctaaactcaccaacctctagtctaaacccaccaacctctagtctaaacccaccaacctctagtctaaacccaccaacctctagtctaaacccaccaacctctagtctaaacccaccaagtCATGAGGCAGCAGTATAACTGTCAACCAGTGGCTTCTGCCTTCACATGCCAAGAAGTCTCCTGATCCCTATAGAGGCAGGCTACTCTCCCTCCTCACTAATGCAAAGGAATGCATACCAAATGCACTCAGAGACAGTTTAAAGTATGAGTCATATCTAATTAAAAATAATCATACAGAATTGTGAAATTTAGCAACTTAGTAAACAGCTTCATTATGCCACACCATGTATGCTAAGCGGCTAACAAAGACCTATTTCATACCTCTCATGAAGTCCCTCTATTCAGGCACAAGAGCAGGTGTCTTTTTTAAACAAATTAAGATATTTAATATCGTTGCTCCCAGGTCTTTCCTTTGAAGTCTTTTAACGTGTTAAAAGTTAATgaagacaaaaaaagaaaaaaaatcgcCAAACTTTAAATTAGAAGTTGTGTACTACAATTTATCTCTTCCTGCATATTCTAATAAAACATTTAACCATTTAGCATGAAGACTCCAGactcaccacacacatacacactccaaatccctctctctgtctctcacagacCTCCTAGTGTATAGCGACCAGGTAGAGCACTTTGTGGGTGAAGGGGTGACACAATCTAATTGCATTCCACATTCAACTACATTTACCTGCCGGCACTCTCTGACAAACTACGTCCTTCAATGATACCTAGAGATCCATAATACCTAAAGACACCCTAGAGATATAACAGTGAGTTGAGTATGCAGTCTGCAGTAATCTGTTCTCTACCTGTGTTGCTCCATGGCCTCTCTGTTATGCAGCTGGAGACCACAGTCCCCACagctctgactctgactctggcCCTCCCGCCTCATCCCTGCTGCAAACTGGCCCAGCCTGCTGAGGATCTCCCTGTGGAGCAGGCCCTGGGGCAGAAGTCCCCCGTAGGCCCTCAGGTCCAGGGACATGGCCAGGGAAGGGGCCACCGACATGGGCATAGGCAGCCCCACCTCCCCTATGTGATTAGAGGGCATGGATGAGTAGAGGGAGGCCAGGTGTTTCTCAGCCAGCCCAGGGAAACTGTCCAGAGGAGAGTTGTTCCCCACTATGCCCCCCTCCTCTTGGCCCGAGTGCTGCTCTCTAGCCGAGGTGATGACACTGCCTCTTTGGGGGGTCCCCGGGCCCTCATCTCTGGGCTGGTCCGATTCAAAGCCCCCCTCCCCTCCGCTGGAGGACCGGCCCTCGTAGCTATTGACTTCATCCACCTGCATGTTATTGTCCTCTGTCTTTATCCTCTTAGTCAGAGGCAGGGAGGGGTCCTGGGCTCCATTGAGGCTGTACTGCAGTGGAGACTGACCCAGGCCCTCCAGACTAACCCCTCCAACTTGTGTGGGACTAGCTACAGGGAGCCCCATAGGTAGTCCCCCTGGCCCAGGGGGACTCCTGTCAGTCATGTGGTACAGTGCCAGGTGGTGCAGGGCAGTGGGGTTGATACCACCCTCCTGCATGGAATGCTTCTTGGATATTAGCATGTTCCTCCAGTGTCTTGCCCTGCCATGTTCGCTCTCTCCAGACCCGTGGTTCCTCCCACTCAGACTCAGGTGGTCCTGCTTCTCCTCTGACTGGATGGTCTCCAGGACCTTGAGGCACTGCTCCTCCAGGTACTCTATCTCCAGGATCTCAGCGGCGTACAGCAGGTCATCCAGGTCCTCGGCCGTGGCCTGCAGGGAGGCCGTGTAGGCGTACTCCAGGATCTGCTGGAAGGTCTTGGGGGAGAGGAAGTCGAGGGCGTAGCGCAGGCTGCTGCGGTGGAACAAGATCTCAAACATCTTGCTGGTGCAGGCCAGGACGGTGCGGTGGGCCGGGAACTCCTGGCCGTCCACCGTGATGATGACGTCACACAGCGTTCCCGACAGACGCATATGATTGGCCCTCTGCAGGAGCGTGGCAGGGAGGGTGGGGTTGTGGAGCTGGAGAACACCCATCTTAGTCAGATGATCCGTACGGCCTCGGACCCTCTCTGAGCCCACGCATGAGGTGTGTTCTATCCCACCTGCTTTCCTTCAATGTGTCTAGAAGTCTAAAGGGAGATACAGAAGAAACCACATCAAATATTCAAATCTCAGATCATGGTAATGACAGTACAATTAATAGTGAATAAGAATGGTCTGGTTGattgccatgttttttttttttttaaatgatgtcttATTTCAATATCTTGCATGTTCAACAATTGCAGAGGGAAAGAAAAGTAATAATATTTTAGCATTGGCTGACCAAATGTCAGGGACTGAGTTGAAATGTTGATATTGTATGGTAATGTGTCACTATAAGGAAATACACTGGAAGGAAACACAGGGCAATTATAGATTCCCTAAATCCAGGAGTGCACCATGAGGTCTGTTTGACTGTATATGtctatgcagtgcattcggaaagttttcagacgcCTTgattttttgttacgttacagactcattctaaaatggattaaattgttttttccccctcatcaatctacacacaataccccataatggcaaagcaaaaacagtttttaataaatttgcaaatgtttaaaaaaaacaactgaaatatcacatttacataagtattcagacctttcactcagtactttgttgaagcacctttagcagtgattacagccttgagtcttcttgggtatgacgctacaagcttggcacacctgtgtttagggagtttctcctattcttctctacagatcctctcaagctctgtcaggttggatggggagcatcgctgcacagctattttcagctctccccagagatgttcgatcaggctcaaatccgggctctggctgggacactcaaggacattcaaagacttgtcccgaagccactcctgcgttgtcttggctgtgtgcttaaggtcgttgtcctgttggaaagtgaaccttcaccccagtcaggtcctgagcgctctggagcaggttttcatcaaagatctctctgtactttgctctgttcatctttccttcgatcctgactagtctccgagtccctgccgctgaaaaacatccccagagcatgattctgccaccaccatgcttcaccgtaggattagtgccgggtttcctccagatgtgacgcttggtttcatcagaccagagaatcttgtttcgtttctcatggtctgagagtcctttaggtgccttttggaaaactccaagcgggctgtcatgtgctttttactgagatgtagcttccatctggcaactctaccataaaggcctgattggtggagtgctgcagagatggttgtccttctggaaggttcttccatcttaactcgagctctgtcagagtgaccattgggttcttggtcacctccccgaccaaggcccttctccccgattgctcagttcggccgggtggccagctataggaagagtcttggtggttccaaacttcttgcatttaagaatgatggaggccactgtgttcttgaggaccttcaatgctgcggaaatgttttggtgcccttccccagatctgtgcctcgacacaatcctgtcgcgaatctctacggacaattcctttgacctcatggcctggtttttactctgacatgcactgtcaactgtgggactttatatagacaggtgtgtgcctttccaaatcatgtccagtccattgaatttaccacaggtggactccaatcaagttgtagaaacatctcaaggatgatcaatggaaacaggatgcacctgagctcaatttcgattctcatagcaaagggtctgaatacttatgtaataaggatttctgttttttatttttaatacatttgcaaatctttctaaatacccgttttcgctttgtcattatgggttattgtgtttagattgatgaggatattttttaaatccattgtagaataaggctgtaacgtaacaaaatgtgataaaaagtcaaggggtctgaatactttcaggaatgcactgtatgtcatagGCTGCAAGTGGACAGAGCCATACACTATCACATGTGCTGTAAATGTATTAGTACACACGCACTTTAACTGTATTACTGCAACAGGTAACACACGGATGCATGTACTTTAATGTCTATACGCTGAGCCACTCGCTGATATGGGCGCATATGGATTGCGTAAACGAGTATGGATGAGCTACAGCGGGAACACTCCTGAATAAATCGATCTAATAAGTTACTACTATCAAACCACGATTACATTTGAACCAAATGTTAGATTTAGAAAGGTGAAAAATACCGTTGACAATCACACACATTTGGAGCGCTTTTTTAATGTTTGTAGGGGTGGCCACTCCTCAACCAATATAGCCTATATATCCTACGATCATAAAGATAAATGCTACGATAAATAGTTACATGATTATTTGTTATAGTTTCTGACCTTCAGTGACCACTGACCCATATACACTTAATGGATAATGCTGACACTCAGCCTGGGTAGTTCCGCAACAGAGCGCATCAGGTGCTAACTATGCTCCGATGGAATCACGAATTCCTACCCTAAAACACCAACATGTACATTTATCTGGTCACTAACGCTTTAAACAGTAAATAATTCAATATGGCCATAGTGTTAAACTGTATA is a window encoding:
- the LOC115206371 gene encoding zinc finger and BTB domain-containing protein 16-A isoform X2, which encodes MGVLQLHNPTLPATLLQRANHMRLSGTLCDVIITVDGQEFPAHRTVLACTSKMFEILFHRSSLRYALDFLSPKTFQQILEYAYTASLQATAEDLDDLLYAAEILEIEYLEEQCLKVLETIQSEEKQDHLSLSGRNHGSGESEHGRARHWRNMLISKKHSMQEGGINPTALHHLALYHMTDRSPPGPGGLPMGLPVASPTQVGGVSLEGLGQSPLQYSLNGAQDPSLPLTKRIKTEDNNMQVDEVNSYEGRSSSGGEGGFESDQPRDEGPGTPQRGSVITSAREQHSGQEEGGIVGNNSPLDSFPGLAEKHLASLYSSMPSNHIGEVGLPMPMSVAPSLAMSLDLRAYGGLLPQGLLHREILSRLGQFAAGMRREGQSQSQSCGDCGLQLHNREAMEQHRKLHSGGEKGHGCEFCGKRFIDSVRLRMHMLSHSAGAEALVCDQCGATFSAEDALEAHRQTHTGTDMAVFCLLCAKRFQTQKALQQHMEVHAGMHSYVCSHCDHTFPSHTTLKRHLRSHTGDHPFECEFCGSCFRDDGMLRGHKRIHTGEKPYECNGCGKRFSLKHQLETHYRVHTGEKPFECKICHQRSRDYSAMIKHLRTHNGASPYQCTICQDFCPSLAAMQKHMKSHRPEDVPVDWRIEKTYLMQLKS
- the LOC115206371 gene encoding zinc finger and BTB domain-containing protein 16-A isoform X1 yields the protein MGVLQLHNPTLPATLLQRANHMRLSGTLCDVIITVDGQEFPAHRTVLACTSKMFEILFHRSSLRYALDFLSPKTFQQILEYAYTASLQATAEDLDDLLYAAEILEIEYLEEQCLKVLETIQSEEKQDHLSLSGRNHGSGESEHGRARHWRNMLISKKHSMQEGGINPTALHHLALYHMTDRSPPGPGGLPMGLPVASPTQVGGVSLEGLGQSPLQYSLNGAQDPSLPLTKRIKTEDNNMQVDEVNSYEGRSSSGGEGGFESDQPRDEGPGTPQRGSVITSAREQHSGQEEGGIVGNNSPLDSFPGLAEKHLASLYSSMPSNHIGEVGLPMPMSVAPSLAMSLDLRAYGGLLPQGLLHREILSRLGQFAAGMRREGQSQSQSCGDCGLQLHNREAMEQHRKLHSGGEKGHGCEFCGKRFIDSVRLRMHMLSHSAGAEALVCDQCGATFSAEDALEAHRQTHTGTDMAVFCLLCAKRFQTQKALQQHMEVHAGMHSYVCSHCDHTFPSHTTLKRHLRSHTGDHPFECEFCGSCFRDDGMLRGHKRIHTGEKPYECNGCGKRFSLKHQLETHYRVHTGEKPFECKICHQRSRDYSAMIKHLRTHNGASPYQCTICQDFCPSLAAMQKHMKSHRPEDVPVDWRIEKTYLYVCYV